One Acidimicrobiales bacterium genomic window, CCAGAACAGCGCGTTGGAGATGAGGAAGTTGCGGACCTCGTAGCGCCCGAAGTTGAAGACCAGGGTGCCCCAATCCGGATGCGATCCGCGGCGCGGGTCGGCGTGCTCATAGAGCGCGGTGCCGTCGAAGCGGGCGAGCGCGAACTCGTCGCGCGGGAAGTGTGCCGGGACCCAGTCCAGGAGGACGCCGATACCTCTGGCGTGCATCTTGTCGATGAAGGCGCGCAGGTCGTCGGGCGAGCCGTAGCGGGGGGTGGGGGCGAAGTAGCCGGTGACCTGATAGCCCCACGAGCCGCTGAAGGGATGGGCCATCACGGGCAGCAGTTCGACGTGGGTGAACCCCATGTCCTCGCAGTAGGTCGACAGCTCGTCGGCGAGCTCTGAGTAGGTGAGCGGGCGGTTCTCCTCCAGCGAGTTCAGCCGCCACGAGCCGAGGTGCACTTCGTAGATCGACACCGGCTCTGACAGCGGCTCGTGCTTGCCCCGGTCCGACAGGAACTTGGCGTCCTTCTTTGACCAAGGGTGGCCCGGGACGTGGATGACCGAGGCGGTCTTGGGTGGGACCTCGGTCTCCTGGGCGTAGGGGTCGGCCTTGAGCAGGATCTCGCCGTCCTGGGTGAGGATCTCGTACTTGTAGCGCTGACCCGCCCCGACGTCGGGCAGGAACAGCTCCCAGATGCCGCTGGAGCCCATCGAGCGCATCGCGTGCAGCCGGCCGTCCCAGGAGTTGAAGTCGCCGACGACACTCACCGCGCGGGCGGCCGGTGCCCACACCGCAAACGCCGTGCCCTGGGTGGGTGGGTCGCCCGCCTCGATGACGTGGGCACCGAGACGGTCGTAGAGCTCCTCGTGGCGCCCTTCGCCCATCAGGTGCAGATCCAGCTCGCCGATCGTGGGCGCAAACGCGTAGGGGTCCTGGATGCTGAACTTCCCGCCCGACCCGTAGTCGACCTTGAGCTTGTATCTCAGCGGCAGCTCGGCGCCGTCGATCTCGGCCTCGAAGATGCCGCCCGGGTGAATCTCGGTCATCGGAACACCCTTGCCGCGGCTCGGCTTGAGCGTGACCGACTCGGCCGAGGGCCGCAGAACGCGGACGACGACGCCGCCCTCTGAGGCGTGGGGGCCGAGGATGGCGTGGGGTTCAGGGTGCTCGCGGCGGACGAGAGCATCGAGATCGGTTTTGGCGATGGTGGTGGTCATGCGGTCTCCAAGAGGCGAGCGATACCCGCCACGGGAATGGGCAACCAATCCGGTCGATTGTCGAGCTCGTACTGAAGCTCGTAGATGGCCTTCTCCAGCTCGAAGATCGCCAGCATGTTGGCGATGGCGGTCTCGCCTCCGGGCAGCAGCGCCGGGTCGATGGCGGCGAAGTAGTGCTCCAGGAAGACGGCGCGGGCCTGGTCCTCGAACTGGCCGGGCGCCGGAACCCCACGCATGATCTCGGCGGCCGAGGTGGCGTAGGCCAGCGAGCGCAGCATCCCCGCCACGTCGCGCAGGGGGCTGCGCTTCTGGCGGCGCTCGAACAGCGGGCGGGCCGGCTCGCCCTCGAAGTCGATGATGACCCACCCCTGGCCGCCCGCCCGGTGCAGGGTCTGGCCGAGGTGGTAGTCGCCGTGGGTGCGGATGGCCCGGCCGCCGATACCGGTCTGGGCGCGCATGGCGATCTGCTCTCGGACGTCCTGGCCGCGACCGGCGATGGCGGCCACGCGCTCGTCGTCGGGCAGGCGGTTAAAGACGCGCTCGATGTCCTCATCGATCGTCGCGGTGAGCAGCGACATCGACTCGGCGCTGGGCTCATCGGGGCTGAAGGCGGAGTCTGAGGCGTCGGAGGCCAG contains:
- the glgB gene encoding 1,4-alpha-glucan branching enzyme — its product is MTTTIAKTDLDALVRREHPEPHAILGPHASEGGVVVRVLRPSAESVTLKPSRGKGVPMTEIHPGGIFEAEIDGAELPLRYKLKVDYGSGGKFSIQDPYAFAPTIGELDLHLMGEGRHEELYDRLGAHVIEAGDPPTQGTAFAVWAPAARAVSVVGDFNSWDGRLHAMRSMGSSGIWELFLPDVGAGQRYKYEILTQDGEILLKADPYAQETEVPPKTASVIHVPGHPWSKKDAKFLSDRGKHEPLSEPVSIYEVHLGSWRLNSLEENRPLTYSELADELSTYCEDMGFTHVELLPVMAHPFSGSWGYQVTGYFAPTPRYGSPDDLRAFIDKMHARGIGVLLDWVPAHFPRDEFALARFDGTALYEHADPRRGSHPDWGTLVFNFGRYEVRNFLISNALFWLREYHVDGIRVDAVASMLYLDYSRREGEWVPNQFGGREDLDAVAFLKELNEVMYGHETGIISAAEESTAWPGVSRPTYLGGLGFGFKWNMGWMHDTLAYFQQDPIYRRYHHHELTFSLMYAFSENFVLPLSH